GTTTGTTGTAAAAACCTTGTTGGTATTCGAATAGAAAGTGTAGGATGAGCTATAGAATACAATTGTGAATGGGAAATGCTACATGTTAGGTTTGCTAGGCAGTTTAATCCTTCTTACGCGTCGATCGTGAAATGATAACTGAACTGAGTTGTTTTTACCTAAGCGCCTCTTTGTTGTTTATGATTGTTTATTATCACCCTCGTTTTGTAGACTTCCTAGTGATATTAGCtcaaataaaatttatttcattAGAATAGTTCTCCTTATATGAACCACATACTAATTTGAAGAAAAGTTTTCCATTGTATGGAATTGCCTTTATTAATTTATTGAACTTGAATACTAGTGGATTTTTAACTTTTTCCTAACACAAGCCCCCCTTAATTGGTTAATATTCCTTATTTTGCTGCAAATTTTAACGATATCCAGAAAACAGCTGTATACAGGAGAATTTCTAAGTGGATATTTGTTAGAAAATGTCCAAAACTCAAACATTATTTGAGACTCAGTGGTTAAAATTTATATGTTAAGAACGACCAAACAGCTTAAAGCAATTAAACCTAAGAGTATCTATTGTTTCGTTTTAAGGTAAAAAGAAAGAATTAACAGAAAAAGAAGAATCTAGGATCGTTTTGGACCAGAGATAAACTGAAAAATGCTATTTTAGGCGTGATCTTGAGTGTGGTTTTTGGGTGGAGAGCAGGAAATTTTTCTGTTTTTCGCTTAGCTTTCCAACAGCCTCTGAAAACGAGAACTTTGCTTGTTCTAGAAAATAGTTGTGTTGTACCCCAATCAGGATAAATGTTAAAGTTCCACATTTTGGGTTAGATCATACTCACTCAGAACGGAGTATGGAATTTCAAGTCACATAAAGCTGGTGCTGCAATGAACTATGGAAGCGAGCAAATTCCAGGCCATAAAAACTAGCATCAAAATGCCCAATAGAGGGCCTTATCTGACAGTGACCATATGAAATCAATCTTCTTTCTAACTTTTTGCCTTCGTGATGAAACTAAATGTGCTTTCAGCTGTAACTTCAAAATAAGAAGCTCAGTTTCTCAAGTCTGAGTTTCTTGTCAGTAATACACCATGTTAACAACTATATACATACAAAACTAGAAAAGAAAAGAGTTACAATCAATGAAGCCGCCAAAAGGAGAACTTACATCATGTCAGCTGTTCAGAGTGAGGGCGCTACTTGCTGAACATTATTTGGTTTTGGAGGAGGACAGACAGTCTGCTTATTGGTTTTGTTCTTCTCCTCCGCCTGTATGGAAGTCAACTTCTCGGTGTGGAATTGACTTTCACCCAATTCCGACTCTTGTTtcctctttattttctttttcggCAAAGCATCTGCTGCTCGTGGATCAACAGAGCTGCCAGAAACTCCCTTTAGTTTCTCCTGCTTCAGCCGATCCACATCAGGACCATTTGCTGAGGAAACAGGCATTCTTGTAGAAGCACTCACTGCTGCAGTACTGGATAATGGCTTGTTTGTTGAAGTTGAAGAATGATCAATTACAACCTTTTCTTGGATATGCACTGACTGAGCAATAGGCACAGCATCTACTCTGCCAGTTTCCTCTACCTTAGAGGCCAATAACTTGTTCCTCCTAATTTTCTCTCCATCCTAAATAAATAACACACATAAACTTTATACATTATAAAAGCTACAAAGAAACATTTTGCCACAGGTTTGACACTGCAATTTAATGTAATACCTTGAGAGATGAAGATAAGAACCACTAAGGACCAATTTCTATGTGAAATTCAACTCAATGGAGTCTCTAACAGCATTTAGATATAGACTAATACCTCCGACATCCCTACCAACACACATAGTGCACACTGTCCCTATTTGCCTAATTGGAAACCTTCACACATTTGTATGTGTACTCCCTTTGTCCCAAAAGAATAATTTACTTGCTGAAGTCAAAAAATAAACTTTTTTCAATTCTAATATGTTAGTTTCTCATGTAATATCTAAAATCTACTAATCTAAACAGTCAAAAAAAAAACTATAATAACGACAATCAAGTTTTGAAATAAAATTGAAGATCGATCATTCGACCATCAGAATAATTTACTCCATCTATCCCATTTTACATCACACTTACTATTAGAGCAaccaaacattattttcttttactATGATTTCTTCAAACATTTCCTGAATATTTTTCGTTATATTCTACTGTAATTTGCGAGTAACTAAATTTTGACAAAACAATCGGGGAATTGATGGTTGATTCACACAGAAAATAAGATACCTAGACGTCCGTCTAAGATACAGTTTTTTTTTCAGTATAGAGTATATTAATCACCCTGATAGACCTCTTTAATTATCATTGGAAAAGGTCGAACGAATCTTGacaagttatgaaaataattttgcTCTTTCTCCAAGGGAACTATATAAGAAAAGACATTCAAGACATTGGTTTCTACAACTTGATGCCCAAGGTAAGCAGATTATGCTTGACTAATAGATCTCTTCTCAGCAAATAACCTTATTTCAAGTAATTTTGAAGGATAAATCACCACGCCGAAGGTCACACACCTATTATTCCACCAAGAGAAACTGGGGCCAAACATTTTTGCACACAAAAGATAAAAATTAATGGATTCATCTGCCAAGGCGCACCTAGAATATGATCCCGTTTGTCCATCAGCCCCTCTGCTAAATAAGGAATTTGGAATCTCATATTGTCTGATGGAAGGACCAGGTTATACTTTAATGGCAAAAAGGGAAATCgggatgattattattatttttttgtgttttttttgtgttttttttttttttttgggggggggggggggggtggtgtGTTTACCTCTAAATGAaacaaaaaagtactttcttgGTCCTAATTTATGTTACTTGATTCCCTTTTTTTATTGTTAAACAATTGACTGCAACTTTCTTGCATGTGAGATGTGACAACATCGACATCACAAAATGATTTTATTGAAAGAAAATAGACACTAGAAGCAGTTCTAGTTGCAAATAAGCTAGTGGACTCTAGGATGAGAAACACTGAAGCAAGACTTCTTTGCAAATTGGACCTGCAAAGGGGGTTCTTCGATATCTCAAAGGGTTTGAGAAAAGCTCAAAATGTTTGACAAGGGAATCAGATGAGGAAAGTGTACATGCTTCTTCGACAAGGGATCCTTATCACCTGTGATGTTCACACTAGTCATGGAAACACTCAGTGACATGATGGAGATGGATAAAGCAGCCAAGAGGGTTCATTTGACGGGTTTCATAGCTGTATGAGAAGGGAAGATAACATGAAGCTATCACATTTTTTTCGAATAATTCGCTAATATTATGTGATGTCGAGGAAGTCAAATCCATTATCCAAAGAGAATACTATTATGGTTGAAACAATTTCTGGACAAAACCTCCAAATTGAGTATTGGTAAGAGACAGGTACAATTCGAGCAAAATGAATATCAAAGATTCATACAGCCGACCCCACTAGCTTAGAATCAAGGCACAGGTATTGTTGTTGGGTCTGGGTGTATGTGTATGTCTTTATACACAAGAAATCACTCCAGTAGGTTCACTTTTAAAATAATAGTTTATTTTTTTGAAGAAATATGCAGAAGTAGAAGATTAAAGAGCTAAAAAGTTACTTGGATTGTTGTACAGGCAAAAAGGGAAAATGGGTGGCATGTTCATATTGAAATCATTCGTGGAGAAAAGGTACTTTCTTCACGCCTCGATACACGACCCTAGGGTACCTGGGAAAAtggtttttttgttttgtttaagCAATAGCACGGGGAGCCGACcacaacttgtttgggactgaggcatAGTAGTTgttatttttaaacaattgaagGGGAGCAATCCTAAGTTCCTAACGGCAGAGAAATTAGGAAAAATGATAATCCACATTAGTTGGAAGTTGATATGCAATAAGGAGGATGCGGACGTCAATTGTGTGTTGCTTCACTACCCGATTGTATATTAATTGGGTTTTGCAAAGTGAAATTTGTCTGGTGTTGAATTGGTAAAGCCAAAACAATACAAAATAAGCAACTAGGATCGAAGTTCAGAAGAAAAGGTGGAGAAGGAGAGCATTGAAAATAGCTCCTTCAGATTGATGACTGGGAGCTCTTTTTAGACTATTATGTCTTGATAAGattctttactttttttttggACGAAGTATTCTGTACTTTTTGTATACATCTGCAATGCAGGGATCTTCACCATCATATCAATAAATTGGAACTTTCACACCAAAGGAAAAACGTCTAGTAGTTAAAACTACCATGACCACACAgtagtttttctttttaaataactAAAGAGAAACTACTGAGTGGTCATGCCACACTGTAGCTTCTGAGTTTCTAAAATCTATCAGAAATTGATTGTCAGATTCCAAACTGAAATCAAGTTAATTTGGCTATCAAAAGGTCAGCTACGTCCTGAAGGCCTTTAAAACTGTCAAATTCCTTCATTATTTTTCTAAATTCATTGTATTGAAAATTGATTGAGCAAGCATATAGGTGATCTGCTTTCTCAAGTACGATGTGTTTGATAGTGGACTTAATGAGATAGCGAGGTTAATTGGTCTAGACTTGAAGGTACATTTATTCAATGGTTATATTGTTGTATGAGCCAAAACTTATCCGTTATTAGGAAAATAGAAATAGTTAAAGCATATTAGCACACGCGTTATTAGGAAAATAGAAATAGTTAAAGCATATTAGCACACGCGTTTACTTTTCCTCTCTGTGGTATTAATTCCTTACACGTGCTTGATAGTGGACTTAATGAATGTGAAGTTAATTGGTCTACAGTTGAGGGTACACTTTTTCAATGGTTATATCTTTGTGCCAAATCAATTTGTTATTAGGCAAACTAGAAATCACTAAAGAATATTAGCACACCTATTACATCTTGTCCTCTCTCTAGTACAATTTCATTCCTTAAGCATGTTTTTAGgaaaaagattgaatcttttttgaCTGAAAATTTTTAGCTTACACCCAATTCATTCTTCTGTCTAAGCAATATCTTCCTGGGAATATTGCTCTTAGCTCAAATTGATTTTATACATTTACCTAAAACAGAGCTCCACTGCGAATGCACGCTCTCAGCTTAAGATCTATAAGATAAATGCTTAATAAACTAAACAAAAGACAGAAAATAGACAAACATGGCATTTTTACCTTGCGCCGGGCGTGCAATGCTCTCCTTCTGTCTTTTGCTCTACATATAGCACGTTTAATACCATGATTATCCATAAAGCCATTTGGCCAAAATCCTGCAAGCTGCATGAAAAACAAAACATAACAATTAAAGTTAAAGAAACATCACGGGAAAAACTAGGAAGATTTTGGAAAACCCCATAATGCCAAAGTAGCTCCTAGTTCACATTTTCACGACCAAAATCATGAATATTACATCAGAGTTCCGCAGTGGAAAATGTCATTTAAAGGATCTAAGAAGAAGAACATCAATAAATGACCACCACAATAGAGAACAGACTCTTGCATCCACCAAAAACTGTCCCCCAGGTGGGAGGACTTGTGCTCTAGAGTGAAGAGTCTACCTTCAGATGCCTTTGAAAGTAGTTTGCATAAAGTACTAAAATTTCCTAGATACCCCAATTGCAAATGAAGTGAAGCACATGACACAGAATAAGTACCAAGCATAGAAAACCTAGTGTTCTTTCTTAAAGAAATAAGTAGTAAAATTCGCATGTCCCCTAACCTCTGCATACAACTTTCTGACTTGTGGACCAGCATCTTCATCCAGCCCCTACAAGTAAAGACCAAGTAAATCTCCAACATCCACTGTTCCAGTAAGCAGCAATCTTGTCAAGGACATTTTAGTTTTGAGGCGATGGGGGTGGGGTTTGGGATGGGGCAAAAGCACCTCAACAAAATGATCATAAAGGTCGCATATTTTGTCTTCTAGTGCAACATCCATGCTGTATTTTCTCTTAAAGGCTTCTTTCTCTTCAGCACTTGCTTCTTGGAAGTCATCAGAAGCTCCAGCTTGTTGCTCAAGTAACTGCAAGCACACGCGAGCATCAGTAAAAAGATATGTTGTAGATTTCTTTTTCATAAAACAATCTCCAACAACCTCGGGAAGGGGAGTTTGATTTAAGATTTACCATTGAAACATCCACTTTTACAAAAATGGAACTCTTTTTTCCCGACCACTAGGGAACAATGACAACTTTATAGAAAGACCTGAATCCCCCAAATGCTAGCAAAGACAGCATGCAGTCATGGCAAAAAATAAGCATATTATTACAAAGTCACACCTTTGATTTCATCAATGGAATCCGCAACTTAATCATCTCAGCGACCTCCCTCTTTATTTGATGAACCCGGTTATCTTTCTCCTGTTTTGCTGACAGACCCATATTGACCATGATTTTCAAATTCCTCTGCAGCCAGAACAAATATCGGATCAATCATAATTTCTAAGACAATGACGGGAAAAAGAGCACCAACAACTTGAAGCAATAGTAACAGTCAATTGGGAGAAATATTAAACCATAATATATATGAACATAGACAAAAACCATCATAAATTTCTCTAAAATGGCACAAGCTCGTGAAAGATGGTAAAACATGATTACACATTGAAGCTTACAAGAAACTGCAACATGTAAAAGAGGATGCATGCATTAGACATAACTTGGAAGAAGTTTACAGTATTCTGCCATGAAACTAGAGTTGCCCAGCATTTCTCTTCCAATTTCATCTTTTAAATATTCTTGAAACAAATAATTCTCCTTCAGATTTCACAACTATAATGCTGAATACTCGTTAGGAATTTACCTAAGCATTCCTTTCCTCATCAGATGTAACAAATTCAAATTGCAACAGTTTGTCATCTGACGCAAGATATTGAGAGGAAAAAAACACCACCGTTTCAGGAAAATCTGTTAATTAAATATACATCCATCTTCGCACTCACATTTCATTCTACCAAGTTCAACACTCTAATGCCTCATTTGCTCGCACATAAAGGTACTACTTACAGGCACATTTAGACCTCTAATATTTGCTAATCAACAAGAGATTTTTAACCATGTTAGTATTTCTGAAAAATGGTAATTAGTATTTCTCATTTTTTAAATGAGAAACTCTTCTAATTTATTAAAATTCAAACGACTTTATTTGATAGTTTTCCTAAAAACTTGATATCGTGAATTTTAAGAGAAAACATCATGTCAACAAAGGTTCTTCTCTACATCAACTAATTAGGTATTCTCGTTTCCTTGATGAAAGTATATATTAGTTGTTTATTAAGGCAAAAAGGAATATCCTACTGCAAAGATATTAAGGAACTTTCTCATTTAAACCCAAGTGTCTCCACTTATTTTGTCACAATTTGATGACCGATGATTGCTAAGCAGTTACAACATCATTACCAATTTAAAAATTCACCTCCACTCAAGAATTAAAATACCAAGTCAAATAAAACTTCATCTAATTTCATATGCCGGTTGAATGGACATAGAGTAAGAATTTTTTTTCTGATAAGGTATATAtcttattaataataaaaaaatctcATGTGTACAAGTAGTATACCAAAAAGTAGGAATGTACAACATAATATAATTATCTATGAACAACATCCAACCTTCCTCGCACACTTGAACCTCAACAGTACACCAAAAAGAAACTAGGAATATGAGTAAGATATTAATAATTTGACTTACATATTATCCCGTAATACTGAAAAATGTCTAAAATAATGATTGCAAGTAAGTTTGAAGGAAAAAACATCAGATCGTAACTTAAAATTTAAGTAGCTAATGAAATAGAAGTCTCAAAAAATTTGTAAAGTTATGTTCTTCAACTGGATTGAACTTTATGAAGCTTGCCTCAGCAATAACAATATAAAGGAAAGAGGTTTCACACTCTGCAGTAGATGTTTTACATACAAGATAGAAGCAGAGACATCAATGTTCCACTCTTTATGCTACTCAATGGGTGACCCCATATGCAGTAAAGACAGCTTTTATTAGTTGGGCTTGGGGTTCAAGGAAGGTGAAGACAGAAATATATGGCAATAGATCCCACCTTGCATTTTTCTGGACAAATTATTTTAAGAAGGTGGTGTTCGGGCCAGCTTGCACACACCTGACTATTCCACCAGGGTACTTGCTATCTCCCACCAGCACAGGTAACAAGTAACTCTGCCCACCAAGGTTTGgacagatgggaagaaatcacctagtgacTTTTTGCCTCCGATGGGATTTGAACCTGAAACCTCATGGTATTCCTACaatttcattgaccactaggtcaTATCTTTGGATTGTGTTTTTTGGACAATATGGAGAGAGAAATTCTAGATGCCTTGATGGGAAGGAGTTGTGCATATCACAGCTGAAATGTAGATGTTTTGAAAATCCTTCTTGGTGGAATGAATGGAGAAATGTAAATGATGCTTTTTTAATCAAGTAAAATTTTATTAACAAATGGCACAAAAGACATGTATACAAGAAGTATACAAAAAAGTTAAAACCCTTTTCTACAAATGACACACAATCTTCTATACCTAGGTAACCTCCCGACTGCaccaaaaagaaataagggatgaGAGGCTATTCCTAAAATAAACAAAATTCTTCTTTATTCCACCGAAAACTCTCCTAGTTCTCTCCCTTTAAATAGTTCACATAAGTGCTAATGGAACGACGTCCTACGCCATGTGCTTTCTCTTACGACTGCCAAAAGCCCATCTGAAGAATACATCTTTGATCGTGCATGGCATCACCCATTCAAGACCAAACCAACACAGTAATTCCCACCATAAGTGCGAGGCAATTCAACAATGTAACAGGAGGTAACCCATGTTTTCTCCTGAATTTTTGTACATGAAGCACCAACTTACGCAGGTAATCCTCTTCTTCTTCCCGGGACCCTAGGGATCCGTACCGAGAGATGTGGATAAGTGGACTCCTCCATACCCAAAAGATGCACATAAAGGACTTAATAGAAAAAACTCCAGTTTTCTCTGCCCTCCACCTCAAAACATCATGACTATTGTGCAGTAATATGTTTGTGAAGCAAAACAATCAAATTTATATATTCTGGGACCTCCCAGTCTTGTAAGTTTCTCCTAAACCTCAACTACTAATGAACTTCACCACCTTGTAACCTACGAACCTGTTGGACTAACAACTCCTTTTGGCATGAAATTCTGTACAATTATGGAGAAGTGCTACTCAAGGTGTTGTTTCCACACCTCCTAACCGGATGATAGACTTTGCTGGTTCTTTAAATGATGGTTGAGGGCCTCATACAATTCTAATTGAATATTCTCGCATCCTCTGGATGGACTAATAAACATCTTTCTTGATCAAAATTAAATTGCAAAACTTGTAGGGAATAATATTATTAGTGGAGTGTCAAATATTTCAAAATGTCCTAAAATGAAAGAATATCATATAAAGTGGGACTGAAGGAAGAatttacttcttttttttgtAAAGTAGTTTCATTGATGGAATCAAGAAGGTACGGTGGATAAAAATTCATTCTTCATTTATCTTGACGTGTCCATGGTAAATGGCTGTAACATGAGTATGGGTACTTCATGCAGATTTCTCAAAATAAACTGAAAATTGACTATAAATGCATATCCAGCATTGAATATAAAAATGCATATCCTTACTGTATACTTACACACACCAGCATTGAATATAAACAAGCCCATAAAAACATATCCAGAAATTGTAACACACTCATTAAGATTTGCAACGAGTCAAATGGAAATTGTTCGAATTCAAAGTAAATAATGTTTTAAGTGTTGCTTTCAGTGTTGGAAAGAGAGAACATAGGATAACAGCTGGAAAGTGACGGATAGTGAAAAGACCAACTAGCCACATAATTGTTAAAAGTTAGTAGTAGGAACTCGAGCAATTTAGCTTTCCACTTTTTTAACCAAGTTAGTCATGTGAGGGGTAAGGGCCTTATCAGTAGTAAACAATAGCGCTATAAGAGATCAGGCTGGTCTTGAGCTCTCAAATTGAAGCAGATCAGCACTAGATCACATTTGACAATGGATCTAATTCTATGTCTCTTCCAGCTTCACAACTATGATGGATTCTAAGATTATGCATTACAAGATTTTGGATGTATTATTGCCTTCCAATGAAGATATGAAACCAAGATAGAGAAAGAAACCATCACTACGATCGACTGCTATAACAACCTCGCAGATCTCCATAACATAATTGAGATATGGCATAATTTTTTGAATAGATAGAGTCAGAATAAATCGAAATAGATATGCTTGTACTCAATGCAATGTGAGCGTGAAAATGAACTCTACGTAGAACATTCAAATGTTAAACAAAAATACCTTCAATGTGCGAAGTTGTATCAAGTGGCCAACAATACTCATTAAACGATTAATTAAGTCCTGGGATATTTTTCCATGACTAGCTTGCTGCAACCATCAAAGGAAATATTTGGATTTAATAAGTATGTGATGGACTATAACATCAATACGTCAATCAGTAAGGATAAAATGAATTAGTAGCTTAGTCTATACCGCCAATCTGGCAACTTTAGCCAGCTTCTGCTTTACTTCAGGTGGTAACCTCCTTTTGATAGCCTGGGATGAATTATCAGCATCCTGAACCTCCATATTTGGTGGCCTCGCTGTGATATTTTCATAAATTGAAATAGATGACCaatctataagaaaataaatTATCACTGATTAAAAAAACATATATCAGAGGTTTTGGGCGTACATTCTGCAACAATTTTCTCCAAATCCCTGATGGCCTTCTCAAGCATTGTACCTTTTGGTCTACCAGTAGATCCTTCCTTTCGCTGCATGGCAGGACCTTTCTGCATAGTTTTAGGCAGCAGCTGAGCGTCAGTTACAGCAAGAATAAAAGTGGGAATCTCAGATATGACCTTTTAAGCCTGCACCATATAAGATTCAGAGACACGCATAGAGAAACACAGACATGGATAGAGAGAGAAAAATATCAATAACATTATAAAATAAGAAATGAATCTCACACTTGAGATGATTAAAAAAGGATACAGAATCTTTTTTTTTATTGATCAAAAGGATACAGAATATCTAAAAACACAACGAGCATGTCTATTACCAATTCTTATATGAAGTGGAAGCAAATTTGCTCAAGTATTTAGATTCTTTTTTCATTAGAGTCAAAGCAACAATTTCAAGCTGCTAAAGAATAGCCAGTAGGTACTTTTAAAGATTACTCATTAAAAGAAACATTGCACTCTCTAAATTGATACCTTCATTAAAGCTACTTCTACAGATCTCGGGTAGCCACAAGGCAAACCAACTGAGTAGAGAGGAAACAATGACTTGTTAGACCTATAAAATGTATTCTTGATTGTGATGTATACTTATATCTTTAATTTTAACTACTAAAATTTTATGGTAGTCGCAAGGCCAACTGAGTAGAGGGGGGAAAAAGGACTTTAGAAGGttttcatatttatttattttttgataatGGAGAAATCTCTGAGGGCCAATGGCACACGGTTCGAAACTCGGTGGATAACCGGGGCGCTCCTCTACGCTTCTCCATTTAAATACCAGGCTTTTGTTTAAAGTACGGTTCAAACCCATGATGTGCGACTAATCCACATATTGCACGTTGCTCTTACTACTAGACCAAAGCCCTGGGGGCTGGCTCTTCTTGATTATTACATATACTTCTTGATACCAAGAAATTCTCGTGGGCCAGCGGTGCCGATTATTATGTAATATTTATTGTTGAATTACATGACCATCTATTCTAAAACCTAATATGTTAGAGATCAAacttttaattacataattatgTCTTCATCATATGCCCCTGACATGCAGGCCCGACTATTCTTTTAGCCAAGCCGAGGAAATTCTTTCTAATAATAGCGGTAACCAGGACCTCCAAACCATGTTAAATTGTGTGTCCATCTCATCCAAGAGCTTAAGTTGTTAGAGCACATAAAGTCCATTTACTCTATGTTATAAAGCCAGAGCCATCCCTCATAGTGGTCTACCCAAATGGTTCTTTTTTTATTAGGTGGTCTTCCCAATGTTAAGCCCCTATGTTATATTATCCATACTCCAAACGTCTAATCCTAAGTGTGCGAGGATGTTATAATCTCACATTTATTAAGGGTATGAACTGTAGTTTGTTTGTGTGTTCATGGATAATCCTCACCTCTTGAAGAAAGAAGTAGGAGAGTTTTTGAGGGTGTAGAGATGAAATTTGTAAAGATACATAGTAGTCTCTtatcccttatttccttttggtGCACCCACGAGTTTCCTTGTTACATAGATAATGATTGGGTGCTTTTGTAGAAAACCATCTCCTTTTGTGGATTTTCGTACTTGTTGTATAACAGCTTTGCccatttattaaataaaaattgaTTTACCTTATCAAACAAAGTATTCACCTCTTGAACTACCTTTTGATGAtgagttaggcccaaggtccTTTTTATTAAGACTTATTTAGTTTTCTCCAATGTATAAAAGTGTAATGGAGAAGGCATATTTAGCATCTTTCCAGAGGCAACCGCTTTGACTTTGGAAAGACCGTCAAGCTCCGGTGAAGGATGAAAAACTTTTGCTAATGCCATAGAAGACCCTAAGATTCCATGGAAGCATACTTTTTCTAACATCTTTTGACATTATTTGGCTCATAACGGTGCAGCTTTACTTGTAAACATTTCAAAGGCTTCATCTGGTCATGAACAAGTGCTATCCACCTATCCCTACCTAGAATGATGACCTAGAAAAAGAGATTCTTTCTGTAATGTTCTCAAGCAATCATTACCATTGCATGTTGATAGAAATCGATAAATAAATACCATGGCATAATGATTCACGTTATCAAACATTTGGCAGATAGCAAAGAAACTCACTAGTGTAGGGAGTAAACAGCTCACCATAGTCTGAACTGAGTTCTTGCCCTCACCACTGACGTTAAACTTTTCATCACGTCGCTGAACAGATTGGTCTACTCCGTCAGAAACGTTAACCGGTCTTCCCACAACAGATCTCTCTTGAGCATAAGAACTTTTGTCATGCCTCTGAGTAGAATTCCCAGATATTTCAGAACCATCTAGATTCTTGGATTGGATAACTCCAATTTTCTGCTGGTCAAAGTCTTTTTCTTGTGCAGAATCACCACGCAATGATACTGATGGAGATTGCTCCAGCATACTTTGGGTATCGGCAGCTTTCTTTGTTATCGGTATTTCAGAAGCATTCAACTGATTCAGGAATTTTTCTCCTTCATGGGATACATTTTGCAAAGCGACACCATGAGATGGGTGAGAAGATCCGCTAACAACTGGTACTGGTTTCCCAGCCTTCTTTCCTACTTTTACAGGTTTACTTGGACTATGTCCATCGTCG
This region of Nicotiana tomentosiformis chromosome 4, ASM39032v3, whole genome shotgun sequence genomic DNA includes:
- the LOC104109003 gene encoding ubinuclein-1 isoform X1 translates to MEGGGSGGESVVGRTSTSYEAAAGRRRFTVELRPGETTIVSWKKLLKDATISQSNAPNGTAPAPTTSSAASAAGIQPPLPHPSLETRLASGQPADKEVKDAPPGNRLNAVIEKIERLYVGKQSDDEEDLNDFPDDDEYDTEDSFIDDTELDEYFQVDNSAIKHDGFFVNRGKLERVELASPKNQQPKKRRRKDLAKSHVGDDDGHSPSKPVKVGKKAGKPVPVVSGSSHPSHGVALQNVSHEGEKFLNQLNASEIPITKKAADTQSMLEQSPSVSLRGDSAQEKDFDQQKIGVIQSKNLDGSEISGNSTQRHDKSSYAQERSVVGRPVNVSDGVDQSVQRRDEKFNVSGEGKNSVQTMVSCLLPTLKGPAMQRKEGSTGRPKGTMLEKAIRDLEKIVAESRPPNMEVQDADNSSQAIKRRLPPEVKQKLAKVARLAQASHGKISQDLINRLMSIVGHLIQLRTLKRNLKIMVNMGLSAKQEKDNRVHQIKREVAEMIKLRIPLMKSKLLEQQAGASDDFQEASAEEKEAFKRKYSMDVALEDKICDLYDHFVEGLDEDAGPQVRKLYAELAGFWPNGFMDNHGIKRAICRAKDRRRALHARRKDGEKIRRNKLLASKVEETGRVDAVPIAQSVHIQEKVVIDHSSTSTNKPLSSTAAVSASTRMPVSSANGPDVDRLKQEKLKGVSGSSVDPRAADALPKKKIKRKQESELGESQFHTEKLTSIQAEEKNKTNKQTVCPPPKPNNVQQVAPSL
- the LOC104109003 gene encoding ubinuclein-1 isoform X2 codes for the protein MEGGGSGGESVVGRTSTSYEAAAGRRRFTVELRPGETTIVSWKKLLKDATISQSNAPNGTAPAPTTSSAASAAGIQPPLPHPSLETRLASGQPADKEVKDAPPGNRLNAVIEKIERLYVGKQSDDEEDLNDFPDDDEYDTEDSFIDDTELDEYFQVDNSAIKHDGFFVNRGKLERVELASPKNQQPKKRRRKDLAKSHVGDDDGHSPSKPVKVGKKAGKPVPVVSGSSHPSHGVALQNVSHEGEKFLNQLNASEIPITKKAADTQSMLEQSPSVSLRGDSAQEKDFDQQKIGVIQSKNLDGSEISGNSTQRHDKSSYAQERSVVGRPVNVSDGVDQSVQRRDEKFNVSGEGKNSVQTMKGPAMQRKEGSTGRPKGTMLEKAIRDLEKIVAESRPPNMEVQDADNSSQAIKRRLPPEVKQKLAKVARLAQASHGKISQDLINRLMSIVGHLIQLRTLKRNLKIMVNMGLSAKQEKDNRVHQIKREVAEMIKLRIPLMKSKLLEQQAGASDDFQEASAEEKEAFKRKYSMDVALEDKICDLYDHFVEGLDEDAGPQVRKLYAELAGFWPNGFMDNHGIKRAICRAKDRRRALHARRKDGEKIRRNKLLASKVEETGRVDAVPIAQSVHIQEKVVIDHSSTSTNKPLSSTAAVSASTRMPVSSANGPDVDRLKQEKLKGVSGSSVDPRAADALPKKKIKRKQESELGESQFHTEKLTSIQAEEKNKTNKQTVCPPPKPNNVQQVAPSL
- the LOC104109003 gene encoding ubinuclein-1 isoform X3, which codes for MEGGGSGGESVVGRTSTSYEAAAGRRRFTVELRPGETTIVSWKKLLKDATISQSNAPNGTAPAPTTSSAASAAGIQPPLPHPSLETRLASGQPADKEVKDAPPGNRLNAVIEKIERLYVGKQSDDEEDLNDFPDDDEYDTEDSFIDDTELDEYFQVDNSAIKHDGFFVNRGKLERVELASPKNQQPKKRRRKDLAKSHVGDDDGHSPSKPVKVGKKAGKPVPVVSGSSHPSHGVALQNVSHEGEKFLNQLNASEIPITKKAADTQSMLEQSPSVSLRGDSAQEKDFDQQKIGVIQSKNLDGSEISGNSTQRHDKSSYAQERSVVGRPVNVSDGVDQSVQRRDEKFNVSGEGKNSVQTMVSCLLPTLKGPAMQRKEGSTGRPKGTMLEKAIRDLEKIVAESRPPNMEVQDADNSSQAIKRRLPPEVKQKLAKVARLAQASHGKISQDLINRLMSIVGHLIQLRTLKRNLKIMVNMGLSAKQEKDNRVHQIKREVAEMIKLRIPLMKSKLLEQQAGASDDFQEASAEEKEAFKRKYSMDVALEDKICDLYDHFVEGLDEDAGPQVRKLYAELAGFWPNGFMDNHGIKRAICRAKDRRRALHARRKRG